One window from the genome of Faecalibacterium sp. HTF-F encodes:
- the rpmE gene encoding 50S ribosomal protein L31 gives MKQGIHPNYVDCTITCACGNVIKTRSTKPEIHVEVCSKCHPFYTGKQKLVDSGGRVERFNKRFGRK, from the coding sequence ATGAAACAGGGTATCCATCCGAACTACGTTGACTGCACCATCACCTGCGCATGCGGCAACGTCATTAAGACTCGTTCCACCAAGCCTGAGATCCACGTCGAAGTTTGCTCCAAGTGCCATCCTTTCTACACTGGCAAGCAGAAGCTGGTTGACAGCGGCGGACGTGTTGAGCGCTTCAACAAGCGTTTCGGCCGTAAGTAA
- a CDS encoding TRAP transporter large permease encodes MTVQTLAIIVLLVSFFVMIFLRFPIAYAVGLSSVLCLMVQGQALTDVCRLMVKGISSFSLMAVPFFITMGVLMGSGGISEKLIALADACVGWMRGGMAMVNIVASYFFGGISGSASADTASIGSIMIPMMVDQGYDADFSTAVTITSSCEGLLVPPSHNMVIYATTAGGISVGSLFLAGYLPGALLAIVLMIGSYIISVKENYPKGSPFSIKGFVKQLGTSIWALAAVVIVVFGVVGGVFTATESAAIAVIYSLFVSVFIYKGLDWKGVWYALDECVNTLSIVLILIATSAVFGNCLTMLHVPDLAANAITSVTNNPYIIALLIDLIILVLGCIMDMAPIILIATPILLPIATSIGIDPIQFGIIVVLNCGIGLLTPPVGAVLFIGSAVAKRPMEKVVKATLPFYLCMFVALLLLTFVPDISLAIPKLLGGYVSPITNPLGPVFIH; translated from the coding sequence ATGACAGTTCAGACACTGGCAATCATTGTCCTTCTTGTCAGCTTCTTTGTAATGATCTTCCTGCGTTTCCCCATTGCATACGCCGTTGGTCTTTCCAGCGTGCTGTGCCTGATGGTGCAGGGACAGGCACTGACCGATGTCTGCCGTCTGATGGTCAAGGGCATCTCGTCCTTCAGCCTGATGGCCGTGCCGTTCTTCATCACCATGGGTGTGCTCATGGGCTCCGGCGGTATTTCTGAAAAGCTGATTGCTCTGGCTGACGCCTGCGTGGGCTGGATGCGCGGCGGCATGGCAATGGTCAACATCGTTGCCTCCTACTTCTTCGGCGGCATTTCCGGTTCTGCATCTGCAGATACCGCTTCCATCGGTTCCATCATGATCCCCATGATGGTCGATCAGGGCTACGACGCCGACTTCTCCACCGCTGTTACCATCACCTCCTCCTGCGAGGGCCTGCTGGTTCCTCCGAGCCACAATATGGTCATTTATGCCACCACTGCCGGCGGCATCTCGGTCGGCAGCCTGTTCCTGGCAGGTTATCTGCCCGGCGCTCTGCTGGCCATCGTCCTGATGATCGGTTCCTACATCATCTCGGTCAAGGAGAATTATCCCAAGGGCTCTCCGTTCAGCATCAAGGGCTTCGTTAAGCAGCTGGGCACTTCCATCTGGGCACTGGCCGCTGTTGTCATCGTTGTGTTCGGCGTTGTTGGCGGTGTGTTCACCGCTACCGAATCTGCAGCTATTGCAGTTATCTATTCTCTGTTCGTGTCGGTGTTCATCTACAAGGGTCTGGACTGGAAGGGCGTCTGGTATGCACTGGATGAGTGCGTGAACACTTTGTCCATCGTGCTGATCCTGATTGCTACCTCTGCGGTCTTCGGCAACTGCCTGACCATGCTGCATGTGCCGGATCTGGCTGCAAATGCCATCACCAGCGTCACTAATAACCCCTACATCATTGCTCTGCTGATTGACCTGATCATTCTGGTTCTGGGCTGCATCATGGATATGGCTCCCATTATCCTGATCGCTACCCCCATCCTGCTGCCCATCGCAACCTCCATCGGCATCGATCCCATTCAGTTCGGTATCATCGTGGTCCTGAACTGCGGCATCGGCCTGCTGACTCCTCCTGTCGGCGCTGTGCTGTTCATCGGCTCTGCCGTTGCAAAGCGCCCGATGGAAAAGGTCGTCAAGGCGACCCTGCCGTTCTACCTGTGCATGTTCGTTGCACTGCTGCTGCTGACCTTCGTGCCCGATATCAGCCTGGCGATCCCCAAGCTGCTGGGCGGCTACGTCAGCCCCATCACCAACCCGCTGGGCCCGGTGTTCATCCACTGA
- a CDS encoding TRAP transporter small permease, with amino-acid sequence MPKIFTTLDKIKPAYDITYKVVLFICKLLLIADILITTMSVIGRYVSFIPDPAWSEEVVLTCMSYMAVLSAALAIRRGAHIRMTAFDVYLPKIAVKVLDILADLAVCILGVIMMVVGWNYATTLGGRGFYVSMPWLSRFWMYFPVPLAGVAMIIFEIEALYNHIKSIFVKEEV; translated from the coding sequence ATGCCGAAAATCTTTACCACTCTGGATAAGATCAAGCCGGCGTACGACATCACCTACAAAGTGGTTCTGTTTATCTGCAAGCTGCTGCTGATCGCAGATATCCTCATCACTACCATGTCGGTCATCGGTCGTTACGTCTCGTTCATCCCGGACCCGGCATGGTCGGAAGAAGTTGTGCTGACCTGCATGAGCTACATGGCTGTGCTGAGTGCTGCTCTGGCCATCCGCCGCGGCGCCCATATCCGCATGACTGCGTTTGACGTGTATCTGCCCAAGATCGCCGTCAAGGTGCTGGATATTCTGGCCGACCTCGCCGTGTGCATTCTGGGCGTCATCATGATGGTGGTCGGCTGGAACTATGCCACTACTCTGGGCGGCCGTGGCTTCTACGTGTCCATGCCCTGGCTGAGCCGCTTCTGGATGTACTTCCCGGTGCCTCTGGCCGGTGTTGCCATGATCATCTTCGAGATCGAGGCACTGTACAACCACATCAAGAGCATTTTTGTAAAGGAGGAAGTGTAA
- a CDS encoding TRAP transporter substrate-binding protein produces the protein MKKISRRSFLAVAGAAAAAAALTACGGSSSSTAASTASSAAASAAGDATAAANDPKVTLVYAEVNPLDTIVGQTATHFKEKVEELTGGSVVIDVQASGVLGSENDVLDAILGGSTSIDMSRISAFALTSYGCNKSKLLSIPFTFENRAHFWNFANSDLAPEFLNEPQELGLPVRGVFYGEEGFRHFFTVNPVSGIDDFKGLKLRVSNDPVMNGLVEGLGANPTVVSFGELYSALQTGVVDGAEQPIANYKSNAFPEVANNLILDGHTLGAVQAVITDNAWGKLTENQQAAIMEAGADTQAFNADLSETAENKVLEELKSSGCNVVDVDDKAPWQEACAKVISENTSDQAELYQQLLDMKA, from the coding sequence ATGAAAAAGATTTCTCGTCGTAGCTTTCTGGCAGTCGCAGGTGCCGCTGCCGCTGCTGCTGCTCTGACCGCATGCGGCGGTTCCAGCAGCTCTACTGCTGCATCCACCGCTTCTTCTGCAGCTGCTTCCGCTGCCGGTGATGCTACTGCTGCTGCAAACGATCCCAAGGTGACTCTGGTTTACGCCGAGGTCAACCCGCTGGACACCATCGTTGGCCAGACCGCTACCCACTTCAAGGAGAAGGTGGAAGAGCTGACCGGCGGTTCCGTCGTCATCGATGTGCAGGCTTCCGGTGTTCTGGGCTCTGAGAACGACGTTCTGGACGCAATCCTGGGCGGTTCTACCTCCATCGATATGAGCCGTATCTCCGCTTTTGCACTGACCAGCTACGGCTGCAACAAGTCCAAGCTGCTGTCCATTCCCTTCACCTTCGAGAACCGCGCACACTTCTGGAACTTTGCCAACAGCGATCTGGCACCTGAGTTCCTGAACGAGCCTCAGGAGCTGGGCCTGCCCGTTCGTGGTGTCTTCTACGGCGAAGAGGGCTTCCGTCACTTCTTCACGGTCAACCCTGTTTCCGGCATTGATGATTTCAAGGGCCTGAAGCTGCGCGTGTCCAACGACCCCGTCATGAACGGCCTGGTCGAGGGTCTGGGCGCTAACCCCACCGTCGTTTCCTTCGGTGAGCTGTACAGCGCACTGCAGACCGGTGTTGTGGATGGTGCTGAGCAGCCCATCGCAAACTACAAGTCCAATGCATTCCCCGAGGTTGCCAACAACCTGATCCTGGACGGCCACACTCTGGGTGCTGTTCAGGCTGTTATCACCGATAACGCATGGGGCAAGCTGACCGAGAACCAGCAGGCTGCCATCATGGAGGCTGGTGCTGATACGCAGGCCTTCAATGCAGACCTGTCCGAGACCGCTGAGAACAAGGTTCTGGAGGAGCTGAAGAGCTCCGGCTGCAATGTTGTGGATGTTGACGACAAGGCACCCTGGCAGGAGGCCTGCGCTAAGGTCATCAGCGAGAACACCTCCGATCAGGCTGAGCTGTATCAGCAGCTGCTGGACATGAAGGCATAA
- a CDS encoding TRAP transporter substrate-binding protein: protein MTRRQMLTALFGAAVLTLPMAGCGHQPVQDEPGAELILRYAENQPEDYPTTQAALAFADLVAQRTNGRVKVLVYSGGELGAEQSVIQQMQFGGIDFSRVSLSQLAEYEPALSVLQLPYLYTDADQMWRVLDGTIGDEFLSMLESLELTGLSWFDAGVRSIYTRQKVTGLADLQGLTIRVQESDMMSEMITDLGAKPVKVVYSKVYAALHNGEIDGAENNWPSYEAMGHYEVAPYFLKDEHTRVPEVQLASPMVMEKLAELGESYPEIIRMCARESAKVERKLWAQQEAESEENMRAVGIEVTELDEAEKEKFCAAVQPMYDLFAEQSGLIARIQQA, encoded by the coding sequence GTGACCCGCCGTCAGATGCTCACCGCCCTGTTCGGCGCGGCGGTGCTGACCCTGCCGATGGCCGGCTGCGGCCACCAGCCGGTACAGGACGAGCCGGGGGCAGAGCTGATCCTGCGCTATGCGGAGAACCAGCCGGAGGATTATCCTACTACGCAGGCAGCGCTGGCCTTTGCAGACCTTGTAGCCCAGCGCACCAATGGGCGGGTCAAAGTGCTGGTGTACAGCGGGGGAGAGCTGGGCGCGGAGCAGAGCGTGATCCAGCAGATGCAGTTTGGCGGCATTGACTTCTCCCGCGTGTCCCTCAGCCAGCTGGCAGAGTACGAGCCGGCGCTGAGCGTATTGCAGCTGCCGTACCTTTACACCGACGCTGACCAGATGTGGCGCGTGCTGGATGGGACCATCGGCGACGAATTTCTCTCCATGCTGGAGTCGCTGGAGCTGACGGGACTGTCGTGGTTTGATGCCGGTGTGCGCAGCATCTACACCCGGCAGAAGGTGACAGGCCTTGCGGATCTGCAGGGCCTGACCATCCGCGTGCAGGAATCGGATATGATGAGCGAAATGATCACCGACCTCGGCGCAAAGCCGGTAAAGGTGGTGTACAGCAAGGTGTATGCCGCTCTGCACAACGGTGAGATCGATGGTGCGGAGAACAACTGGCCCAGCTACGAGGCCATGGGTCACTACGAGGTGGCACCGTATTTCCTGAAGGACGAGCACACCCGCGTGCCGGAAGTGCAGCTGGCAAGCCCCATGGTGATGGAAAAGCTGGCCGAACTGGGTGAGAGCTATCCGGAGATCATCCGCATGTGCGCCCGGGAGAGCGCCAAGGTGGAGCGGAAGCTCTGGGCGCAGCAGGAAGCGGAATCCGAAGAGAACATGCGTGCGGTCGGTATTGAAGTGACCGAGCTGGATGAGGCGGAAAAAGAAAAGTTCTGTGCGGCGGTTCAGCCCATGTACGACCTGTTTGCAGAGCAGAGCGGGCTTATCGCCCGCATTCAGCAGGCATAA
- a CDS encoding response regulator transcription factor, producing the protein MIRLLIADDEVLEREALADIVARRFEHEITIETAENGRKAADTAVLWGADLILMDIEMPGMNGLDAARAVLEQRPECKVIFVTAYSLFQYAHEAMHLGACDYLLKPVNPDEVEASIRKAMRQIEAGRRLAELAPVEPEADPEGDAAEAGENDRNALVMAHVRKYMEDNYMFDLSLDSVSEILHISPAYLSAQFKKYQKTNFLDCLTELRINAAKELLTDPFRSAAEVASMVGYEDSSYFARTFKKRTGMTPTQYRKEAAKTIREARL; encoded by the coding sequence ATGATTCGCCTGTTGATCGCGGATGACGAAGTACTGGAAAGAGAAGCTCTGGCGGATATCGTTGCCCGCCGCTTTGAGCACGAGATCACCATTGAGACAGCTGAAAACGGCCGCAAGGCGGCGGATACGGCGGTGCTGTGGGGCGCAGACCTGATCCTGATGGACATTGAGATGCCCGGTATGAACGGTCTGGATGCAGCCCGCGCCGTGCTGGAACAGCGCCCGGAGTGCAAGGTGATCTTTGTTACGGCCTACAGTCTGTTCCAGTACGCCCACGAGGCCATGCATCTGGGTGCCTGCGATTATCTGCTCAAGCCGGTGAACCCGGACGAAGTGGAAGCTTCCATCCGCAAAGCCATGCGCCAGATCGAAGCGGGCCGCCGCCTTGCAGAGCTGGCTCCGGTGGAGCCGGAAGCTGATCCGGAGGGTGATGCCGCCGAAGCAGGGGAAAATGACCGCAACGCACTGGTCATGGCCCACGTACGCAAGTACATGGAGGATAACTATATGTTTGACCTCTCACTGGACAGCGTGAGCGAGATCCTGCATATCAGCCCGGCGTATCTTTCCGCGCAGTTCAAAAAATACCAGAAGACCAACTTTCTGGACTGCCTGACCGAACTGCGCATCAACGCCGCCAAGGAGTTGCTCACCGACCCGTTCCGTTCGGCAGCGGAGGTAGCTTCCATGGTGGGCTACGAGGATTCCAGTTATTTTGCCCGTACTTTTAAGAAGCGCACCGGCATGACGCCTACCCAGTACCGCAAAGAGGCGGCAAAGACGATTCGGGAGGCCCGCCTGTGA
- a CDS encoding sensor histidine kinase gives MQHRKWRFTLKQRMGLCLAAFFAAFAMQLALNGYQSRAVQAVQDAQMGSFNAISRFQGGVESSISVLENYRWENSETDELMERLQSASSTCNAWLWRIGTSLEELENVSDEQRVLYGAVDTVYQTYTGLLEELQSDLRSGNDAAASQLYYAKILPCGDYLSQYTLQLLETAILDAQGSYTVISALNERIVLLQTVVVALCVALGCVTGLMVMRLLTPVQQMIAASRAIGRSKFDIPDIPLPKQPEIAQLAESFNIMKHSMAQQMTTLQEKNEIERELHRQKTEALELQNRMERSRLQQLRSQIDPHFLFNTLNVIQQTAGTETAYRTQALIMALSHLLRYSLMSNDEQVPLSREVRIVDEYYSIYHVRFGERVRMEWRFSDLLDLTETMVPSFILQPVVENAFKHGICPKEEGGVVRIRVNPLREKHLLCIRVVDNGVGIQPERLQQLRGALSQPGERWEHIGIYNVAARLRLLDRNSRLVIRSHPGRGTAVVLYLPLVENEEEFEE, from the coding sequence TTGCAGCACCGCAAATGGCGTTTTACCCTCAAGCAGCGCATGGGCCTGTGTCTGGCAGCATTTTTTGCGGCCTTTGCCATGCAGCTCGCGCTCAATGGCTACCAGTCCAGAGCAGTGCAGGCGGTACAGGACGCGCAGATGGGCAGCTTCAATGCCATCAGCCGCTTTCAGGGCGGTGTAGAAAGCTCTATTTCCGTGCTGGAAAACTACCGCTGGGAGAACAGCGAAACGGATGAGCTCATGGAACGGCTTCAGTCTGCGTCCTCGACCTGCAATGCGTGGTTGTGGCGCATCGGCACCAGTCTGGAAGAGCTGGAGAATGTCAGTGATGAGCAGCGGGTTCTGTACGGCGCGGTGGATACCGTCTACCAGACCTATACTGGCCTGCTGGAAGAGCTGCAGAGCGACCTGCGCAGCGGGAATGACGCTGCAGCCTCGCAGCTTTACTATGCAAAGATCCTGCCCTGCGGGGATTATCTGAGCCAGTACACCCTGCAATTGCTGGAAACGGCCATTCTGGACGCACAGGGTTCCTACACCGTCATCTCGGCTCTGAACGAGCGCATTGTTTTGCTGCAGACGGTCGTGGTGGCCCTGTGCGTGGCTCTGGGCTGCGTTACTGGCCTGATGGTTATGCGGCTGCTCACGCCGGTGCAGCAGATGATCGCAGCATCCCGCGCCATTGGCCGGAGCAAATTCGACATCCCGGATATTCCACTGCCCAAGCAGCCGGAGATCGCCCAGCTGGCGGAGTCCTTCAACATTATGAAGCACTCCATGGCCCAGCAGATGACGACCCTGCAGGAGAAAAACGAGATCGAGCGGGAGCTGCACCGCCAGAAGACCGAAGCACTGGAACTGCAGAACCGCATGGAGCGCAGCAGGCTGCAGCAGCTGCGCAGCCAGATCGACCCGCACTTTCTGTTCAACACCCTGAACGTAATCCAGCAGACTGCCGGCACCGAGACGGCCTACCGTACCCAGGCGCTCATCATGGCGCTTTCGCATCTGCTGCGCTACAGTCTGATGAGCAACGATGAACAGGTGCCGCTTTCCCGCGAGGTGCGCATTGTGGATGAATACTATTCCATCTACCATGTCCGCTTTGGCGAGCGTGTGCGCATGGAGTGGCGCTTTTCCGATTTGCTGGATCTAACCGAGACCATGGTGCCGTCCTTTATTTTGCAGCCTGTCGTGGAAAATGCCTTCAAGCACGGCATCTGCCCCAAAGAGGAGGGCGGTGTGGTGCGCATCCGGGTCAACCCGCTGCGGGAGAAACACCTGTTGTGCATCCGTGTAGTGGATAACGGCGTGGGCATCCAGCCGGAACGATTACAGCAGCTGCGCGGGGCGCTCAGTCAGCCCGGTGAGCGCTGGGAACATATTGGCATCTATAATGTGGCAGCCCGTCTGCGTCTGCTGGACCGGAACAGCCGCCTTGTGATACGGTCCCATCCGGGACGCGGTACGGCGGTGGTGCTGTACCTGCCATTGGTGGAAAATGAGGAGGAGTTTGAGGAATGA
- a CDS encoding YcxB family protein, whose protein sequence is MSHTISVSTTMDGPGFHDFAVFDAFHHRKAWLRPAIFAAIMLAFAAVCLSQLGKRPGAGLLAAVLAIVGIGLPASYFYSFFHSVSKQIRQMHLPRAFYRVELADTGIAVWMYGQQDKPEPTNRHAWDNFYCAYRTDNAVYLYVEKEKAYLLNDRMEAVWQFLTGILPKEKLHDCRKA, encoded by the coding sequence ATGTCCCATACCATTTCCGTTTCCACCACCATGGATGGACCCGGCTTCCATGATTTTGCCGTGTTTGACGCATTCCATCACCGCAAAGCATGGCTGCGTCCCGCCATTTTTGCCGCCATCATGCTGGCTTTTGCCGCCGTCTGCCTTTCGCAGCTGGGCAAGCGCCCGGGTGCCGGGCTGCTGGCTGCTGTGCTGGCCATTGTGGGCATCGGCCTGCCGGCAAGCTACTTTTACTCCTTTTTTCACAGCGTATCCAAGCAGATCCGGCAGATGCACCTGCCGCGAGCCTTCTACCGCGTGGAACTGGCCGACACCGGCATCGCCGTGTGGATGTACGGTCAGCAGGACAAACCCGAACCTACCAACCGCCACGCATGGGACAATTTTTACTGTGCCTACCGCACAGACAACGCTGTGTACCTCTACGTGGAAAAAGAAAAGGCCTACTTACTGAATGACCGCATGGAAGCGGTATGGCAGTTTTTGACCGGCATCCTGCCAAAGGAAAAGCTGCATGACTGCCGAAAAGCATAA
- a CDS encoding mannitol dehydrogenase family protein, which produces MKLSEIKNGNLSAEWAEKGYELPKFDIEAVKAKTHAEPTWVHFGAGNIFRAFPAAILNDALNTGKYDRGVIVAESFDYEIVDKAYRPYDNMSLLVCLKSTGEIEKKVVASVTESLKADYSFGEDWARLVEIFQNPSLQMISFTITEKGYGVAPADLERGLTPVLAMGKVTALLYERFKAGKLPLTVQSMDNCSHNGDKVKNAVHAYAAKWVEQGLVPAEFLAYVQDETKITFPWSMIDKITPRPDAKVQKMLADDGFEDNYTIVTEKHTFTAPFVNAEETQYLCIEDHYTNGRPPLELGGVLYCDRETVDKIEKMKVCTCLNPLHTAMSIYGCMLGYTLISAEMADEDLRAFIQKIGYIEAMPVVVDPGVLNPYEFIGAVINRRLPNPFMPDAPQRIVTDTSQKLAIRFGETIKAYEARGLDKSNLILIPLVLAGYARYLKGIDDNGQAFEPSTDPLLAELQAIVAPLEVKEGEQDFSCLKKLYSRVDVFGVDLYAVGLGEKIESMAKELFAGPGAVRKTLHKYTLAR; this is translated from the coding sequence ATGAAGCTGTCTGAGATCAAAAATGGCAATCTGTCTGCCGAATGGGCAGAAAAGGGCTATGAGCTGCCCAAATTCGATATCGAGGCTGTCAAGGCCAAGACCCACGCCGAGCCCACCTGGGTGCACTTCGGTGCAGGCAACATCTTCCGCGCTTTCCCGGCTGCCATCCTGAACGATGCGCTGAACACCGGCAAGTATGACCGCGGTGTCATCGTGGCCGAGAGCTTCGACTACGAGATTGTCGACAAGGCTTATCGTCCCTACGACAATATGAGCCTGCTGGTCTGCCTGAAGTCCACCGGCGAGATCGAAAAGAAGGTCGTGGCTTCCGTCACCGAGAGCCTGAAGGCTGACTACTCCTTCGGCGAGGACTGGGCACGTCTGGTGGAGATCTTCCAGAACCCCAGCCTGCAGATGATCTCCTTCACCATTACCGAGAAGGGCTACGGCGTTGCTCCTGCTGATCTGGAGCGCGGCCTGACCCCCGTGCTGGCTATGGGCAAGGTCACTGCTCTGCTGTACGAGCGCTTCAAGGCCGGCAAGCTGCCCCTGACCGTTCAGAGCATGGACAACTGCTCTCACAATGGCGATAAGGTCAAGAATGCTGTCCACGCCTACGCCGCAAAGTGGGTGGAGCAGGGTCTGGTACCCGCCGAGTTCCTGGCCTATGTGCAGGACGAGACCAAGATCACCTTCCCCTGGAGCATGATCGACAAGATCACCCCGCGCCCGGACGCCAAGGTGCAGAAGATGCTGGCTGACGACGGCTTTGAGGACAACTACACCATCGTCACCGAGAAGCACACCTTCACTGCACCCTTCGTCAACGCCGAGGAGACCCAGTACCTGTGCATCGAGGATCACTACACCAATGGCCGTCCTCCGCTGGAGCTGGGCGGTGTGCTGTACTGCGACCGCGAGACCGTTGACAAGATCGAGAAGATGAAGGTCTGCACCTGCCTGAACCCCCTGCACACTGCCATGTCCATCTATGGCTGCATGCTGGGCTACACCCTCATCTCTGCCGAGATGGCAGACGAGGATCTGCGTGCTTTCATCCAGAAGATCGGCTATATCGAGGCTATGCCTGTGGTCGTTGATCCCGGCGTGCTGAACCCCTATGAGTTCATCGGCGCTGTCATCAACCGCCGTCTGCCCAACCCCTTCATGCCCGATGCTCCCCAGCGTATTGTAACCGATACCTCTCAGAAGCTGGCCATCCGCTTTGGTGAGACGATCAAGGCATACGAGGCACGTGGTCTGGACAAGAGCAACCTGATCCTGATCCCGCTGGTGCTGGCAGGCTATGCCCGCTACCTGAAGGGCATCGACGACAATGGTCAGGCCTTTGAGCCTTCCACCGATCCGCTGCTGGCTGAACTGCAGGCCATCGTTGCTCCGCTGGAGGTCAAGGAAGGCGAGCAGGACTTCAGCTGCCTGAAGAAGCTGTACAGCCGTGTTGACGTGTTCGGTGTGGATCTGTATGCCGTTGGTCTGGGCGAGAAAATCGAGTCCATGGCCAAGGAGCTGTTTGCAGGCCCCGGCGCTGTGCGCAAGACCCTGCACAAGTATACGCTGGCCCGTTGA
- the uxuA gene encoding mannonate dehydratase: MPMKMGWRWYGEGNDPVSLSDIKQIPGVTSIVWALHDKMPGEIWEVDEIQKVADQIHAYGFDMDVVESVNVHDDIKIGLPTRDKYIENYKQCIRNLSKFGVKVICYNFMPVFDWTRTDLFHPVGDGSTALFYEKDKIKDDYKAMAEYIMSFTEKYNMTFPGWEPERMAKLDELFKAYAPVTKEKLWENLKYFLEALMPTCHECDIKMAIHQDDPPWDIFGLPRLLVDAESIDRFLSMVDDPYNCLTLCTGSLNANPNNNCAEIVRKHCDRIAFGHIRNIHHFPNGDFSEAAHRDCCGETGIIEVLRAYHDCGFEGYIRPDHGRQLWEEGPGNCRPGYGKYDRALGVQYMLGVWDLLDRLDEEKKKG; this comes from the coding sequence ATGCCTATGAAAATGGGTTGGCGCTGGTATGGCGAGGGCAACGATCCCGTCAGCCTGAGCGACATCAAGCAGATCCCCGGTGTGACCAGCATCGTCTGGGCGCTGCACGACAAAATGCCCGGTGAGATCTGGGAAGTGGACGAGATCCAGAAGGTAGCCGATCAGATCCACGCCTACGGCTTTGATATGGATGTTGTTGAGTCGGTCAACGTTCACGATGACATCAAGATCGGCCTGCCCACCCGCGACAAGTACATCGAGAACTATAAGCAGTGCATCCGCAATCTGTCCAAGTTCGGCGTCAAGGTCATCTGCTACAACTTCATGCCGGTGTTCGACTGGACCCGTACCGACCTGTTCCACCCCGTGGGCGACGGTTCCACTGCACTGTTCTACGAGAAGGATAAGATCAAGGACGATTACAAGGCTATGGCCGAGTACATCATGTCCTTCACTGAGAAGTATAACATGACCTTCCCCGGCTGGGAGCCGGAGCGCATGGCAAAGCTGGACGAGCTGTTCAAGGCCTATGCTCCTGTCACCAAGGAAAAGCTCTGGGAAAACCTGAAGTACTTCCTGGAAGCACTGATGCCCACCTGCCATGAGTGCGACATCAAAATGGCCATCCATCAGGACGATCCCCCTTGGGATATCTTCGGCCTGCCCCGTCTGCTGGTGGATGCTGAGAGCATCGACCGCTTCCTGAGCATGGTGGATGATCCGTACAACTGCCTGACCCTGTGCACCGGCAGCCTGAACGCAAACCCCAACAACAACTGTGCCGAGATCGTGCGCAAGCACTGCGACCGCATTGCCTTTGGTCACATCCGCAACATCCACCACTTCCCCAATGGCGACTTCTCCGAGGCTGCTCACCGCGACTGCTGCGGCGAGACCGGCATCATCGAGGTGCTGCGTGCTTACCATGACTGCGGCTTTGAGGGCTACATCCGTCCCGACCACGGCCGTCAGCTGTGGGAGGAAGGCCCCGGCAACTGCCGTCCCGGTTACGGCAAGTATGACCGTGCTCTGGGCGTCCAGTACATGCTGGGTGTCTGGGATCTGCTGGATCGTCTGGATGAAGAGAAAAAGAAGGGCTGA